ATGCCAGTTCTCCTTCACTCCGCCAACACCCCCTCAATCTCACTGAACACTTCGGCGTCCTCAAACAGGTTCTGCACAATCGAACCCGACGGACACGCCCCCACACACGTCCCACACCCCTTGCACAACGCTTCGTTGATGACGGCTTTTTGTTTGGCGTCATCGAAGCTGATTGCCGTGTAGGGACACAACGGCACGCAGGACTTGCAGCCGCTGCATTCATTCTCAATAACAAAAGCGGTGTTAGGCTCCTGCTCGACATAGCCCTTGTCCACAAGGACCAGCGCCTCCGCCGCAGCCGCCCCGGCCTGGGCCACGGAATCAGGAATATCTTTGGGGCCCTGGCAGCAACCGGCTAGATAGATGCCGTCGGTGAACGTGTTGACCGGAGCCAGTTTGGGATGGCGTTCGAGGAAAAAGCCCTCCCCGCCGCAGCTCATGTTAAACATGCGCCGTACGTCCTGAGCGTCTTCCTGCGGCTCGAGGCCGGTGGCCAGCACCACCATGTCCACCGGGATGCGGCGGACATAACCGGCCAGGGTGTCCTCCACGCGGATGACCAGGTGCCCCTCCTCCTCCGGGGTGAAGGCCCAGTCAGTAACTTCGCCCACCCGCCCGCGGATGAAATGGACGCCTTCATCCAAGAGCTTGCCGTAAAACTCGTCGTAGTTTTTGCCGGCGGTGCGCATGTCAATGTAGAAGTTGTACACCTCGGCGCCCGTGTGCTCCTTGAGCAAATGCGCCAGTTTGAGCGAGTACATGCAGCACACCCGGGAGCACCAGCGGTTGTGGCGTTCGTCACGGGACCCGACGCAGTGGATGATGCCAATGGATTTGGGATGGGTGCCGTCGCGCAGGATGATTTCGCCGCCGGTGGGGCCGGAGGCGTTGACCAGGCGCTCCACCTCAAGCGCCGTGTAAACGTTTTTGTGGATACCGTAACCGTACTGCGGCATCTTGGTGGCGTCGAAGGTCTTGAAGCCGGTGGCGACGATGATGGTGCCCACCTTGATGTCTTCGAAGGTTTCCTTCTGATTAAAATCAATCGCCTTCTTGTCGCCGCAGGCCTCGACGCAGGTCTTTTTGCACTTGCCGGTTTTGAGATTCAGGCAGGTTTCCGGATCAATGATGACCACCTGGGGTGTGGCCTGGGGGAATGGGATGTAGATGGGCTTGCGCTTGCCGAGGTTTTCATTGAACTCATCGGGGAACTTGGGCTCCTTGTACACGCAGGCGGGGATGCAATCCTGGCAACCGATGCACAGGTCCTCGATGACGTAACGGGGCTTGTGTTTGATGGTGACGGTATAGTTGCCCACGTAGCCATCCACCTTGGTGACCTCGGAATAGGTCATCAACTTGATGTTGGGATGGGCGCCCACCTGGGACATTTTCGGCGTCAGGATGCAGGCCGCGCAGTCCAAGGTGGGGAAAGTCTTGTCGAATTTGGCCATGTGGCCGCCAATGGTGGGTTCCCGCTCCACCAGATACACTTTTTTGCCGGCGTTGGCCAGCGTCATGGCGGCATGAATGCCGGCGATGCCGCCCCCGACGACCAGCACATCGGGATGGATGGGGACGCGCTTGGTTTCCAAGGCCCGATGATGGGCCACCCGTTTGATGGCGGCGCGGGCCAGAGCCTTGGCCTTGGTGGTGGCGGCGGTGCGATCGGTATGGACCCACGAGTTGTGCTCGCGGATGTTGACCATGTGGAAAAAGAAGGGGTTGAGGCCGGCCCGTTCGACCGCCGTGCGAAAAGTGTGCTCATGCAGCAGGGGCGAGCAGGAGGCCACCACGATCCGGTTGAGATGGTGCTCCTTGATGTCCTGGGCGATCAATTCCTGCCCAGGGTCCGAGCACATGTATTTGTAATCGCGGGAAAGGACGACATGCGGAAGCTGCTCCACGTATTTGGCCACCTCGGCACAATCCACCATGCTGGCGATGTTATGGCCACAGTGACAGACATAAAAGCCAATGCGGATTTCCTCGCCCTGATTCCTGCCGTGGTTCCCGTTGTTCATAGGCATTTCCAAGGGTGCAAACGAAAAGGTTTCAAGCTGCGGCGGCCGGGGCCTTGGCGGCGGCCGGCAACTCCGGCAACGGCTTCATGGGCACGATGCAGCGGTGCAATCCGAGTTGTTCCGCGGGAATACCAAACGCCAGTCCCATGAGTTGAGAAAAATAAACCGTCGGAATACGGACCGGCTCCCACTTGGCGGCAATCTTGTCGTGATAACCGTCCAGATTGAACTGGCACAGCGGGCACACGGTGGCAATCACGTCGGCACCCCGCTTGATAGCCTCTTTAAGAATTATGTAAGAGCAAAGCAGGCCCGGCTCGGGCAGGGTGCCCGTAAGACTGGCGCCGCAGCAGCGGGTCTTCAAAGGGAATCGCACCACGCTGGCCCCCAACGCCTCCATGAGGCGGTCCATGGTGGTGGGATTTTCCGCCGAGTCGAAGGTGGCATAAGGCCGCACGATCTGGCAGCCGTAGTACGGGGCAACCTTCAGGCCTTTTAACGGGCGCTTGACCCGCTTCTTGATGGCGTCCAACCCAATGGTGTTCACAAAAACATCCAAGGGATGGCGCACAGGCACATTGCCGGAATACGTAAGTCCAGCACTGGTGAGGGCCTGCTGTACCACTTTGTGGACGGCGGGCGATTCCTTGAGATATTTCTTGGTCTTGTTGAGCACCAGGTAGCAGGCGCTGCACGGGGCCATCAGCGCCTGATGCCCCATTTTCTCGGCCATGGCGAGGTTGCGGGAAGCCAGGATGCACGCCTTGGCCTCGTCCACCGCCATGTAGGCGGTGGCCCCGCAGCAATTCCAGTCATCCAATTCCTCGAGCTGGATATCCAAGGCCTGAAGCACGGGTAGAAGCGATTCCTCGTAGGCCTTGCCGGTGCCCTTGAGCGAACAACCTGGGAAATAAGAAAATTTCATGGGACTTTAATGTTTTGCGGGCGCCTGGGCGGCCCTGGCCGGGGCTGTTTTTAAACCATTTCCATTCAGGTGGTCAATTTCCGCCTGATCCGCGATCTGCATCATTTTGGCCAGTTCATCCTTGCGGCGGATGGTTTCCGGCTTAAGGGAGAAGCGACCGGTCTTGATGAGATTGAGTCCCAGCCGCCACATGCCCAAGCCGGTTTTGATGGCGTTTGACAAGCCGCTTTTGAGGAGCATTCGGATCACCAGCGCGCTTTCAGTCACGCGGCCATTCTCATGCACCATGTGGTAGAAGCTGCGGGCCAGGGCCGGCGTGGCGAAACCTTTGGGGGCGTAACCTTCACGAATAGCCCGCTGTTTCAGCTCGTACATGATGTCCGTGATGCGGATTTTGCGGGGGCATTCGACCGTGCAATCATAACAGGAGGCACAAAGCCAGATGGTATAACTGCTGAGCACCTCTTTTTTGAAATCCGAACGCGTCATGGCCATGATCTGACGCGGTGAATAATCCATGTAGATGCTGAGGGGACACACCCCCGAGCAGGTGCCGCATTGGATACAGCCTTCCAGTTGCTCACAACCGGGGACGCTCATGATCTCGCGTCCGAATCCCTTGACCCGGTCGGCTTCGTATTTGATGGTGCGTTGCAGTTCCATAAGGCATTGTCTGCGGCCAGCCGCAGAGCCATCCCGCCTGGCATCAAGACATCTTCACAGGGGCAACGCCCCTGAAATCCCAAGATGCCTTCTGTGTATAAACTCAACTAAACTTTGCCATGTGGCTTCACATTTTTTGGTATGTTTTACGCGATTTTTGTTTATAATTATATCTTATATTTTCATTAAAAACACCATGGCGGCTATCTACATATGGCAAACCGATTATGTAGCCGACGATTCATATTATTATAATATATTGATTCACAATATGTTACAATTATTATGAACAGCTTAATCGCTCTTTTATGTGCAGTTTAATAATAACTTATGAATGTATTTTTACTTATGTGTAGGGAATATGAATTTTCTATTAATCGTTATAAAATAAACTAATTTACATATATTTTAACCATCAATTCAAGCCGGACCGCGACAACGGTAACGTTATCGTACCGCGCAACTTGGAGTAAAAGCGCTTGGTTATGATGGTTGCCGCCACACCAGGACAACCCGGCCCCGGGTCTTTTGGTAAGGCGGTTAAGCCTGATGGACAATTTATTATCAAGTCCTGTCCGGACGTTCGCTTGACCCATGAAAAACAGCGAAGTCCCAATGACCACGAGTGGGGCATTTGTGCGGGTTTATGCAGCACGAACTCAGCAAAAAGGCGCCTGATCATCCTGGCAATCATCGCACAAATTACTAAGAATAAGCACGTTACACAAATATATAAGCGTCATTAGAGCATTGAGAGAGGGCTTCCGTCTAACCAATGGCACAAAATTGCCACAAAATGACGTAAAAAATAAAATCAGGCCCGAAACTTGCTTGATTTCTCAAACAGATTAGTCAGCCTACGGCTAGCTCCCACGCCGGGTTTGGGAACTACAGGTGGAGTGAGCAGTTGGATCTGACCTATAGCCAGGAAAAAATCAAGAGGCAGCCTTTGGTGGGGAGAGGTTAAAGGCTGCCTTTTGCATGTGGGTTGTGGGCTTTAGGTAGTGGCAGCAGGTTGCGAAAAAGTTGTAATATGTTGAAAAGTCATAAGTTGCAGGGTATGGTGGGAAGCCATATCTGGGGGATGTTTTTAATCGCCGGGGCAGTTTGGGGCATTCTGATTTCCCCTGCCCTTCTGGGACAGGCGCCCCCCAACGACAATTTTACCAACCGCATCACTCTAATCGGCCATGCATGGACCACCAGCGGCAATAACTCCAATGCCACCGAGTTATTGCAGGATGGCGAGCCCACTGGATATGCGGGCACGATTCGTTACACTGTTTGGTATGAATGGGTGGCCCCCACCAATGGGCTGTTTCGGATGGACACCTTTGGCAGCAGCTTTAGAACGATTCTGGGGGTGTTTACCAACGCTACGTGGGCCAGCAACGCGATTGGAAGCGAGGTGCTCATTGCCGGCAATGATAATGCCGGAGGCACCTACCAAAGCCGCGTCACTTTTAATGCGGTGGCGGGAGCGGTGTACCAGATTCAACTGGGCAGTTACCGTTATGGGACAGCCGCCCAGCGCGCCACCAATCGGGGACCCTTCCTTTTGAACGGTAATTATCTGCCAGTCTCCTGGCTCACCGCGCCAGCGGAAGGCACAAAGCTTGCCGCCCCGGCCAACCTGACGATGACCGCTCAGGTCCGTTGGTACACCGGGTCGGTCACGCGCGTGGAGTTTTATTATGCTACGGATACCAGCACCAACCTGGCCGGGACCGCCACCGCCGCGCCCTATCAGGTGACCGCCTCCAACGTGCCGCCGGGTCGGTACCGGCTCTATACCATGGTGGAAGATGATCGGGGGGATGCCACCTTCTCGCCGGTGGTCAATGTAGAGGTGGTGCAACCCGGAGCGGTGATAACCAGTCCGTCCATGGGGCAGTATTTTGGCATCACGAGCAACATTGTGATTACCGCGGATGCCTTTTCGATGAATGCCATTACCAACCTGCAATTCTACAGCGGCAACACGTTGATTGGCCAGGCCGCCGGTGCGCCCGCCTCGATCAATTGGACCACCTTCTGGCCGGGAGGGCATGACTTGCGGGTGGTGGCGCGAGACAGCGGCGGGAACGCTTATACTTCGGCAGTGGTGACGGTGTCCATCAAGGCCTTTGCGTATCTCAGCCGGGCCGGTTCAGTATGGAAATACCACAATCTAGGGCAGGATTTGGGCATGGATTGGAAAGAGCCGGCGTATAACGATGCCACCTGGGCGGCGGGGCCAGCGGAGCTGGGCTTTGGCGATGGCGACGAAGTGACGCTCATTGACGGCGGCCCCTCCAATGCGCGGTATCCCACGATTTATTTCCGGCAGGCGTTTGTGGCCACCAATGTGGCCATGATCACCAACTTGATTTGCTACCTTAAACGAGATGATGGCGCAGTGGTCTGGCTGAATGGCCGGCGGCTGTATCTGGACAACATCGAGGGGAATCCCGTGCTGTATAACACGCTGGCCACGGTGGCAGCACCCGATGACGGGGCCAATTGGAATGTGACCAACATCCCGCCCACCGCCCTGGTGGAAGGCACCAATATTCTGGCCGTGGAAATGCATCAAAGCAGCCTGACCAGTTCTGATTTGTCCTTTAATTTTGAAATGGTGGCGGAATACAACGTGGGCGTCACCACCGTGGCATTGAACTCGCCGCTGACCAACAGCTATTATCTCACCCCGGCCAGCATTCCGTTGCGGGCCACGGCGGCGCATTCGTTGGGGAGCCCCTTGACGGTCGGCTTTTTCCAAAATGGCGTGCGCGTGGGCGAGGGCCAGCCAGAGGGCAGCGAGTGGGTGTTGACCCTCACCAATGTGCCGTTGGGCACGCACAGTTTTTTTGCAGTAGCCCGGGATCGGATGGGTTACACGACCACCTCGGCCGTGGCCCAAATCAGCGTGTTTAATGCCTGGCCGCACTGGACGGCCTACAACGATCATGCGGCCGGGGTGGGCACGGGTCCCAATGTTTCCACGTACAATGTTTTTTCGGGTAATTCGGGCCCGCTGACCAATGTATTCACCGGCGAGCGGTTGAGTGCCATCATGACCGCCACTGCCAACGCTGGGGTGGAGCCGGCCGGCACCATGGCATCCCCATCGCCGGGCACGCCGGCGTACGATTTGTTCAATGGTTACGTGGATTTCCTGGGTGAACCCGGCCCGGCCATATTTCTGC
The window above is part of the Verrucomicrobiia bacterium genome. Proteins encoded here:
- a CDS encoding CoB--CoM heterodisulfide reductase iron-sulfur subunit A family protein; the encoded protein is MNNGNHGRNQGEEIRIGFYVCHCGHNIASMVDCAEVAKYVEQLPHVVLSRDYKYMCSDPGQELIAQDIKEHHLNRIVVASCSPLLHEHTFRTAVERAGLNPFFFHMVNIREHNSWVHTDRTAATTKAKALARAAIKRVAHHRALETKRVPIHPDVLVVGGGIAGIHAAMTLANAGKKVYLVEREPTIGGHMAKFDKTFPTLDCAACILTPKMSQVGAHPNIKLMTYSEVTKVDGYVGNYTVTIKHKPRYVIEDLCIGCQDCIPACVYKEPKFPDEFNENLGKRKPIYIPFPQATPQVVIIDPETCLNLKTGKCKKTCVEACGDKKAIDFNQKETFEDIKVGTIIVATGFKTFDATKMPQYGYGIHKNVYTALEVERLVNASGPTGGEIILRDGTHPKSIGIIHCVGSRDERHNRWCSRVCCMYSLKLAHLLKEHTGAEVYNFYIDMRTAGKNYDEFYGKLLDEGVHFIRGRVGEVTDWAFTPEEEGHLVIRVEDTLAGYVRRIPVDMVVLATGLEPQEDAQDVRRMFNMSCGGEGFFLERHPKLAPVNTFTDGIYLAGCCQGPKDIPDSVAQAGAAAAEALVLVDKGYVEQEPNTAFVIENECSGCKSCVPLCPYTAISFDDAKQKAVINEALCKGCGTCVGACPSGSIVQNLFEDAEVFSEIEGVLAE
- a CDS encoding CoB--CoM heterodisulfide reductase iron-sulfur subunit B family protein: MKFSYFPGCSLKGTGKAYEESLLPVLQALDIQLEELDDWNCCGATAYMAVDEAKACILASRNLAMAEKMGHQALMAPCSACYLVLNKTKKYLKESPAVHKVVQQALTSAGLTYSGNVPVRHPLDVFVNTIGLDAIKKRVKRPLKGLKVAPYYGCQIVRPYATFDSAENPTTMDRLMEALGASVVRFPLKTRCCGASLTGTLPEPGLLCSYIILKEAIKRGADVIATVCPLCQFNLDGYHDKIAAKWEPVRIPTVYFSQLMGLAFGIPAEQLGLHRCIVPMKPLPELPAAAKAPAAAA
- a CDS encoding 4Fe-4S dicluster domain-containing protein, encoding MELQRTIKYEADRVKGFGREIMSVPGCEQLEGCIQCGTCSGVCPLSIYMDYSPRQIMAMTRSDFKKEVLSSYTIWLCASCYDCTVECPRKIRITDIMYELKQRAIREGYAPKGFATPALARSFYHMVHENGRVTESALVIRMLLKSGLSNAIKTGLGMWRLGLNLIKTGRFSLKPETIRRKDELAKMMQIADQAEIDHLNGNGLKTAPARAAQAPAKH